A region of Prochlorothrix hollandica PCC 9006 = CALU 1027 DNA encodes the following proteins:
- a CDS encoding EAL domain-containing protein, whose amino-acid sequence MNHSEREEIRHFLILQDLQGKRLIPLKATSYSLGRDPKNPIVLNAQAVSRHHAMLLRVTSPDSDRFWFRLVDGGLNRKRSTNGVYVNGRRVLSHDLRHGDLLEFGVHAVKADYYALSNLTHGEYQELCQAPDPLAVLSQFSADERATIISEPLASSESSEASILRLASFPELMEIPVVELETGGSLTYLNPAALQQFPDLRSQGTQHPVLHNLREEAQAHGETRTWHRMVKVDHRFFDQAVHYLAESELLRVFMTDVTARHRAEVEVRQRDRLLRAMAKATSCLLMEMDHGLAINQALAIMGEAIGVDRVCIYENHSDPHQGAMAMSLRFEWVKPGVESLLNQPISQNRGYEALGLTAWYQTLQQGRLIQGQQSDFNATEQGILLQDQVRSILMQGLMSGVELWGHVSFHDCRRSRTWSSQESALLLTLSSSLSAALERRQVEETIRYRATHDSLTGLGNRSAFDETLIQALQSLRDQDRIQTPSASLEPGLDPDRASNSVPSQQLGVLFLDLDRFKEINDRLGHNMGDYLLQEVAHRLQPLVSPASLFRWGGDEFTLLLLPEMLLPGTDGTAVDQCCQTILAAFNDPFQVHNHELYVSVSIGAVVAKSENCYGLTAETLVRQADVALYKAKNQGRHTYAFYRPEDGSGTVDLELERDLRHALERQQLEVFYQPQVNLSTQIVMGVEALLRWRHPDRGLISPGIFIPMAEDRGWIVDIGEWVLHQACVQAKAWQLENLASVVMSVNLSLRQFRQPNLVDMVQRILTDTGLEPRYLELEITESVAIEDLEFTRSLLDRLHDLGVRLSIDDFGTGYSSLNRLQTLPLDTLKIDKSFMRELPKNTKVSHIVSAIVTLGLSLGLDLIAEGVEQPEQAQFLKSIHCQTAQGFLFHRPMTAAEVALVLGAMEPPSLPPPPLLLLPQNGSNQGLAHEC is encoded by the coding sequence ATGAATCATTCTGAACGAGAGGAAATCCGTCACTTTTTGATCCTTCAGGATCTGCAAGGTAAACGGCTGATCCCCCTAAAGGCGACGAGTTATTCCCTAGGGCGAGATCCCAAAAATCCCATTGTGCTCAATGCCCAGGCTGTGTCTCGACACCATGCCATGTTGCTGCGGGTGACCTCTCCGGACTCGGATCGCTTTTGGTTTCGGCTGGTGGATGGGGGCTTAAACCGCAAACGTAGCACCAATGGGGTCTATGTCAACGGTCGGCGGGTGTTGTCCCATGATTTGCGCCATGGGGACTTACTGGAGTTCGGGGTTCATGCCGTCAAGGCAGACTATTACGCCCTCTCCAACCTGACCCATGGGGAATACCAGGAACTGTGTCAGGCTCCGGATCCCCTAGCAGTGTTGTCCCAGTTCAGTGCTGATGAACGGGCCACGATCATTTCGGAACCCCTGGCTTCTTCCGAATCTAGTGAAGCCTCGATCCTGCGGTTAGCGTCCTTTCCAGAGCTGATGGAAATTCCGGTAGTGGAACTGGAAACGGGGGGAAGTTTGACCTATCTGAACCCGGCGGCTTTGCAGCAGTTTCCTGACTTGCGCAGTCAAGGGACGCAGCACCCTGTGTTACACAACCTGAGGGAGGAGGCCCAAGCCCATGGAGAAACCCGCACCTGGCACCGAATGGTGAAGGTGGATCATCGGTTTTTCGATCAAGCGGTTCACTACTTAGCCGAGAGTGAGTTGCTGCGGGTGTTTATGACGGATGTGACAGCTCGCCACCGGGCGGAGGTGGAGGTGCGCCAGCGCGATCGCCTGCTGCGGGCTATGGCGAAGGCCACCAGTTGTCTGTTGATGGAGATGGATCATGGCCTAGCCATTAACCAAGCCTTGGCCATTATGGGGGAGGCGATCGGGGTCGATCGGGTTTGTATTTATGAAAACCACTCTGATCCCCACCAGGGTGCTATGGCCATGAGTCTGCGCTTTGAGTGGGTTAAACCAGGGGTGGAATCCCTTTTGAACCAACCTATCAGCCAGAACCGGGGATATGAGGCGCTGGGTCTCACAGCGTGGTACCAAACCCTCCAACAGGGTCGCTTGATTCAGGGACAACAATCGGATTTTAATGCCACGGAGCAGGGCATTTTACTTCAGGATCAGGTGCGATCGATCTTGATGCAGGGGTTAATGTCGGGTGTGGAATTATGGGGCCATGTGAGTTTCCACGACTGTCGGCGATCGCGCACTTGGTCTAGTCAAGAATCTGCCCTTCTGCTAACCCTATCCAGCAGTCTTAGTGCGGCCTTAGAACGTCGTCAGGTTGAGGAGACAATTCGCTATCGGGCGACCCACGATTCCCTGACGGGGCTAGGTAACCGGTCTGCCTTTGATGAAACCCTGATCCAAGCCCTCCAGAGCTTGCGGGATCAGGATCGAATCCAGACTCCAAGCGCTAGTCTGGAGCCAGGTTTAGATCCCGATCGGGCCTCAAACTCAGTTCCCAGCCAACAGTTGGGGGTTCTTTTTTTGGATCTCGATCGCTTTAAAGAAATCAACGATCGCCTCGGCCACAACATGGGGGACTATCTCCTGCAGGAGGTGGCTCACCGGCTACAACCCCTCGTGTCCCCCGCCAGTTTGTTTCGGTGGGGCGGTGATGAATTTACTCTGTTGCTGTTGCCGGAGATGCTGTTGCCTGGGACCGATGGGACGGCGGTGGATCAGTGCTGCCAAACCATCTTGGCGGCCTTTAATGACCCCTTCCAAGTCCACAACCATGAACTGTACGTCAGTGTCAGTATTGGGGCAGTGGTGGCAAAGTCTGAAAATTGCTACGGTTTAACGGCTGAAACCTTAGTCCGGCAGGCGGATGTTGCCCTGTATAAAGCTAAAAACCAGGGTCGCCACACCTATGCGTTTTATCGGCCAGAGGATGGCTCCGGCACGGTGGATCTGGAACTGGAGCGGGATCTACGCCATGCCCTAGAGCGTCAGCAGTTAGAAGTCTTTTATCAACCCCAGGTTAATTTAAGCACTCAAATCGTCATGGGTGTTGAGGCGTTGCTGCGGTGGCGGCATCCCGATCGAGGGTTAATCTCCCCCGGTATTTTTATTCCCATGGCTGAGGATCGGGGTTGGATTGTGGACATTGGTGAATGGGTTCTGCACCAAGCCTGTGTCCAAGCTAAGGCGTGGCAACTGGAGAATCTAGCCTCGGTGGTGATGTCGGTTAATCTATCGTTGCGCCAGTTCCGTCAACCGAATCTTGTGGACATGGTGCAACGGATTTTAACCGATACGGGTTTAGAACCCCGCTACTTAGAGTTGGAAATTACTGAATCTGTGGCCATTGAAGATCTGGAGTTTACGCGATCGTTGCTCGATCGACTCCATGATTTGGGAGTGCGCCTGTCCATTGATGATTTTGGCACGGGTTATTCTTCCTTGAACCGGTTACAAACCTTACCCTTAGATACCCTCAAAATTGATAAATCTTTTATGCGAGAATTGCCCAAAAACACGAAGGTATCCCATATTGTCTCTGCCATTGTCACCTTGGGACTGAGTTTGGGCTTGGACTTAATTGCGGAAGGGGTGGAACAGCCAGAACAGGCTCAGTTTCTCAAATCGATCCATTGTCAAACGGCCCAAGGATTTCTATTCCACCGCCCCATGACGGCTGCTGAAGTGGCCTTGGTTTTGGGGGCAATGGAGCCTCCTAGTTTACCCCCGCCGCCGTTGCTGCTGCTTCCCCAGAACGGATCAAACCAGGGCTTGGCTCACGAGTGCTAG
- a CDS encoding threonine synthase, producing the protein MTDSPKILSTDFEDANRKTVNSQPIEGGTCTPVSSSLPPGVPEDLWPTFLQCVSCDRPITALSSLPTCPHCHSSVLKGHYDLSGLDRHQWIQTLRQRPPSLWRYQELLPALKPQHRVTLGEGYTPLVPALRLGAAWGANHVYLKDERQNPTGSFKDRQATVALSILKARGVQRLVLASTGNVGIAYAAYGSRAGIATTIFFPQDVPPEKVRETQVYGSTVVQLPKNYDETKVAAAQFAQAEGWFLDQGVKGFAGVESMKTMAFEIAEQLGWRSPDWYIQGVSGGLGPIGVAKGFEELLALGLVDKVPALGLIQTAGCDPLVQAWKAGAAEVTAIDHPKTTILPLATGNPGVSYPILKALLDRHGGAMTTVTDEVAFDTLRRVAGQEGISVEPATAVAIAGTLDLIDQGIIAPHETVIINCSGHTYPVSQAILDRRQLKAN; encoded by the coding sequence ATGACTGATTCGCCTAAGATTTTATCGACTGATTTTGAGGATGCCAATCGCAAAACAGTGAATTCTCAACCGATCGAGGGAGGGACTTGTACCCCCGTTTCTTCTTCTCTTCCCCCAGGGGTTCCAGAGGATCTATGGCCCACCTTTCTCCAGTGTGTGAGCTGCGATCGCCCCATCACTGCCCTCTCCAGTTTGCCCACCTGTCCCCACTGTCATAGTTCTGTCTTGAAGGGCCACTATGACCTTTCTGGTCTCGATCGTCACCAGTGGATCCAGACACTACGCCAACGTCCCCCCAGTCTTTGGCGCTACCAAGAGCTACTGCCCGCCCTCAAACCCCAGCATCGGGTCACCCTAGGGGAAGGCTACACTCCGTTGGTGCCAGCCCTGCGCCTGGGTGCTGCCTGGGGTGCGAACCATGTGTACCTGAAGGACGAACGCCAGAATCCCACCGGTTCGTTTAAAGATCGTCAAGCCACCGTAGCCCTCTCGATCCTCAAAGCCCGTGGCGTACAACGGTTGGTCTTGGCCTCCACGGGTAATGTGGGCATTGCCTATGCTGCCTACGGTAGTCGTGCCGGTATCGCCACCACCATCTTTTTCCCCCAGGATGTCCCCCCGGAAAAAGTGCGAGAAACCCAGGTTTATGGCAGTACTGTGGTGCAATTGCCTAAAAACTATGACGAAACTAAGGTGGCGGCAGCGCAGTTTGCCCAGGCTGAGGGATGGTTCCTCGATCAGGGGGTGAAAGGTTTTGCGGGGGTGGAAAGTATGAAAACCATGGCCTTTGAAATCGCTGAACAACTGGGATGGCGATCGCCCGACTGGTATATCCAGGGGGTCAGTGGTGGCTTGGGTCCCATTGGGGTCGCCAAGGGGTTTGAAGAACTGCTGGCCTTGGGTCTGGTGGATAAGGTGCCAGCCTTAGGGTTAATCCAGACCGCTGGCTGTGATCCTCTCGTCCAAGCATGGAAAGCTGGGGCGGCGGAGGTAACGGCCATCGACCATCCCAAGACTACGATTTTGCCCTTAGCCACCGGGAATCCCGGTGTGTCCTATCCCATCCTCAAAGCCCTCCTCGATCGCCATGGCGGAGCCATGACCACCGTAACGGATGAGGTGGCATTCGACACGTTGCGGAGGGTTGCGGGTCAGGAAGGTATTTCCGTAGAGCCTGCGACAGCCGTAGCGATTGCTGGTACACTCGACTTAATTGATCAGGGCATTATTGCGCCCCACGAAACGGTTATCATCAATTGTTCGGGTCACACCTATCCTGTGTCCCAGGCTATTCTCGATCGTCGTCAGCTTAAAGCAAATTAA
- a CDS encoding substrate-binding periplasmic protein — MHLMSLIRRIRFLPKSLFSWGIALFLLGVVFVQFSPFSSASEDTVSSATVSSAQDQADLSSETKTLALNSPATPALMAQTEAVDPNQNSGTSEVNPARDVDPSLAVPQSLSPDIQRILDRGKLIVATRGQSTPPFVMYSREGDVCPNDSSAYTLDDGSLLCGLDITMGLELAAGMDVDIEFNTSRNKFNEVTELVAGGQADVALSKLSLSFVRAMSFGLSNPYVTLHQGLLVNRVRLAGKADSEDDVIRIIRSLDENIGVIANTQYGRFAREAFPKATVQEFPTWEAAVAAVTDGTVMAAFRDELEVKRIVLSDPASSLRLKTAVFTDTDDKIVALVSWKDVKLLDLINTYFDVYRISYSADDLIDRYSTVFSGAS; from the coding sequence ATGCATTTGATGTCGTTGATTCGTCGTATTCGCTTCCTCCCAAAGTCTCTATTCTCGTGGGGCATTGCCTTGTTCCTACTGGGGGTTGTCTTTGTCCAATTTAGTCCGTTCTCCAGTGCTAGTGAAGATACCGTCTCCAGTGCTACCGTCTCCAGTGCTCAGGATCAGGCTGACCTGAGTTCTGAAACCAAAACCTTGGCCCTCAACAGCCCTGCTACCCCTGCCCTCATGGCTCAAACGGAGGCGGTTGACCCTAACCAGAACTCTGGTACTTCGGAGGTCAACCCTGCCCGTGACGTTGATCCATCCTTGGCAGTCCCTCAGTCCCTGTCGCCAGATATCCAGAGAATTTTGGATCGAGGCAAATTAATTGTCGCAACTCGGGGGCAAAGCACCCCCCCCTTTGTAATGTACAGCCGTGAAGGCGATGTCTGTCCTAACGACTCCTCTGCCTACACCTTAGACGATGGCAGCTTACTCTGTGGTTTAGATATCACCATGGGTCTGGAGTTGGCAGCAGGAATGGACGTTGATATTGAGTTTAATACCTCAAGAAATAAGTTTAATGAAGTGACTGAATTGGTTGCAGGCGGTCAAGCAGATGTTGCTCTTTCCAAGTTAAGCTTAAGCTTTGTCCGTGCTATGTCCTTTGGTCTGTCTAACCCCTATGTCACGCTACACCAAGGGTTATTGGTGAATCGGGTGCGTCTAGCGGGCAAAGCAGATAGTGAAGATGATGTCATTCGAATTATCCGAAGCCTTGATGAAAATATTGGAGTGATTGCTAATACTCAATATGGTAGGTTTGCACGGGAAGCCTTTCCCAAGGCTACAGTGCAGGAGTTTCCCACTTGGGAAGCAGCGGTCGCCGCAGTGACGGACGGGACGGTGATGGCTGCTTTCCGCGATGAACTGGAAGTTAAACGCATTGTTCTGAGTGATCCTGCCTCTTCTTTGCGTCTTAAAACGGCTGTGTTTACAGACACCGATGATAAGATTGTAGCTTTAGTTTCCTGGAAGGATGTTAAATTATTAGACTTGATTAATACCTATTTTGATGTCTATCGCATCAGCTACAGTGCTGATGATTTGATCGATCGCTATTCTACTGTTTTCTCTGGTGCTTCCTGA
- a CDS encoding dicarboxylate/amino acid:cation symporter, whose translation MTATHPFTLKQLLVVLRSPWMLIASLTLGIIVGIQAPDTALKIAPLGKLYLSLLKMCVLPILISGIILSVARLMSQTDAAKYVKRILTIFPIALGIVSVSGLISALVLGPGRNLDGQTLRNLGILINSSSVDLEIPLTGTISQSESLSPLATFLFNIVPDNIFNALTQGQTLQVLFFTIAFGISLGVLHREQNTADPIFEILDNIYKAFNKLIAWLILFLPLGLFSLISSQVSQSGVDAIKVMAKFVLCSLLVFALLYFLGVLIIWKLSGLSWNKVIKALQEPTIVALATSSALAAMPVASTALNTSLKCNQDITDMILPLAITIGRFGQVSYFVIASLFVIQLYDNSITPQTLLVVILGSILAGIASSGSTGIVTLSTLNVVLNPLGLPLESVLLLFIAVDPLVDPFRTLCTLHTGIVATTVISKASTSAPPQLESMAASVNP comes from the coding sequence ATGACTGCCACCCATCCCTTTACCCTAAAGCAACTTCTGGTTGTTTTGCGAAGTCCTTGGATGTTGATTGCTTCCCTTACCCTAGGTATAATCGTTGGCATTCAAGCACCAGATACGGCCCTGAAGATCGCTCCCCTTGGAAAGCTGTACTTATCCCTCCTCAAAATGTGTGTTTTGCCCATTTTGATTTCTGGGATTATTCTGAGTGTGGCCCGTCTTATGTCTCAGACTGATGCCGCCAAGTATGTGAAACGCATTCTTACCATCTTTCCCATTGCCCTCGGCATTGTTAGCGTGAGTGGTTTAATTTCTGCGCTTGTCCTAGGACCTGGTCGTAACCTGGATGGCCAGACTCTGCGTAACTTAGGTATCCTGATCAATAGTTCCAGTGTTGACTTAGAAATTCCCTTGACAGGCACCATATCCCAGTCTGAAAGTCTATCCCCCTTAGCCACATTTCTATTTAATATCGTTCCGGATAATATTTTCAATGCCCTGACCCAAGGCCAAACCCTTCAGGTTCTCTTTTTTACGATCGCCTTTGGTATTTCCCTCGGTGTTCTCCATCGAGAACAGAACACTGCCGATCCTATTTTTGAAATTTTAGATAATATCTATAAAGCCTTTAATAAACTCATCGCTTGGTTGATTCTCTTTCTGCCCCTGGGTCTTTTCAGTCTCATCTCGTCCCAAGTATCCCAGTCAGGTGTTGATGCCATCAAGGTCATGGCTAAGTTTGTGCTGTGCTCTCTTCTGGTTTTTGCCCTGTTGTACTTCCTGGGAGTCCTTATTATTTGGAAACTTTCAGGGTTGTCTTGGAATAAGGTCATCAAAGCCCTGCAAGAACCCACGATCGTGGCCTTAGCCACCAGCAGCGCCCTAGCTGCTATGCCAGTGGCCTCCACAGCCCTCAATACATCCTTAAAATGCAACCAGGACATTACAGACATGATTTTGCCCTTAGCGATTACGATCGGTCGCTTTGGTCAAGTTTCCTATTTTGTCATTGCTAGTTTATTTGTGATTCAGCTTTATGACAATTCCATCACCCCCCAGACTCTTCTGGTCGTGATTTTGGGTTCTATCCTGGCGGGTATTGCCAGTTCTGGATCCACGGGAATTGTAACCCTGTCTACCCTCAATGTTGTCTTGAACCCGTTGGGTTTACCCCTGGAATCGGTTTTGCTCCTGTTCATTGCTGTCGATCCCCTGGTGGATCCGTTCCGCACCCTCTGTACTCTGCATACGGGTATTGTTGCTACCACTGTTATCTCCAAGGCCAGCACCTCTGCTCCTCCCCAGTTGGAGTCCATGGCCGCTTCTGTCAATCCTTAA
- a CDS encoding prepilin peptidase — MVFWIASSVVFVVGACIGSFLNVVVYRLPAGESLIYPSSHCPTCNSSLGPTENVPILGWLWLRGRCRHCQTAIAPRYPLVETATALLFWLVFACFQFSVYTLGYWVFSSWLVALALIDWDTMTLPGSLTRSGLILGLGFQMILGWLLDPSLGGVVQGFMTGTLGAVVGIWLLELPGTAVSLWLGKSAMGSGDPHLAAMVGAWLGWSGLVLTVFLSAFLGTAIVAVAMVLGQLQRGQRFPFGPFLALGGLISSLWGVPLWDWYLNQFLF, encoded by the coding sequence ATGGTGTTCTGGATTGCGAGTTCCGTGGTTTTTGTCGTGGGTGCCTGCATTGGCAGCTTCTTGAATGTGGTGGTGTATCGCCTGCCTGCGGGGGAGTCCCTGATCTATCCCTCGTCCCACTGCCCCACCTGCAATAGTTCCCTGGGACCGACGGAAAATGTGCCCATCCTGGGCTGGTTATGGCTGCGGGGGCGCTGTCGCCATTGTCAGACGGCGATCGCCCCCCGCTATCCCTTGGTGGAAACCGCCACGGCTCTGTTGTTTTGGTTAGTCTTTGCCTGTTTCCAGTTTTCTGTGTATACCCTGGGCTACTGGGTCTTCAGCAGTTGGTTGGTGGCCCTAGCCCTGATTGATTGGGACACGATGACCTTACCCGGTTCCCTGACGCGATCGGGCCTAATTTTAGGACTAGGATTTCAGATGATCCTGGGGTGGCTGCTGGATCCTAGCCTAGGGGGGGTGGTGCAGGGTTTTATGACCGGTACTTTGGGGGCTGTGGTGGGGATTTGGCTGCTGGAGCTACCGGGCACAGCCGTCAGTCTGTGGTTAGGCAAATCGGCCATGGGCAGTGGTGATCCCCATTTAGCTGCCATGGTGGGGGCTTGGCTGGGGTGGTCGGGGTTAGTGTTGACGGTGTTTCTATCAGCTTTTTTGGGGACGGCGATCGTGGCTGTTGCCATGGTTTTGGGTCAGCTACAACGGGGTCAGCGTTTTCCCTTCGGTCCCTTTTTAGCCCTGGGGGGGTTGATTAGCAGTCTCTGGGGTGTGCCCTTATGGGACTGGTATCTGAACCAATTTTTGTTTTAG